A single genomic interval of Oceanithermus profundus DSM 14977 harbors:
- a CDS encoding sugar phosphate isomerase/epimerase family protein → MRLGFSAVTAGLVDPREAFALAAELGLDLELSVDLQEMFPQLPGARELREMGRAAGVGFTVHLPFVDLNLASVVEAAWATSLERMQRALEFAETVGAQVGVLHTGQIPLRHPVLIEAAKERLARALERLGPPPVPVAVENLALDRHDLLEEPAELVRLVEGAGEGFGYTLDLPHAYVQGGEAQIRAYLEAMQASRAPLLHLHLHDNLGDRDAHLPVGAGSLPYPAFKEALAGFAGTAALEVTGGVEGVKNSLRALHAAWDI, encoded by the coding sequence GTGAGGCTCGGGTTTTCGGCGGTCACCGCCGGCCTGGTGGACCCGCGCGAGGCCTTCGCGCTCGCCGCGGAGCTGGGGCTCGACCTTGAGCTGAGCGTGGACCTGCAGGAGATGTTCCCGCAGCTGCCGGGCGCGCGCGAGCTGCGCGAGATGGGTCGGGCCGCGGGGGTGGGCTTCACCGTCCACCTCCCCTTCGTGGACCTGAACCTGGCCTCTGTGGTGGAGGCGGCGTGGGCGACCAGCCTGGAGCGGATGCAGCGGGCGCTCGAGTTCGCCGAGACCGTCGGGGCGCAGGTGGGGGTGCTGCACACGGGGCAGATCCCGCTGCGCCACCCGGTCCTGATCGAGGCGGCGAAGGAGCGGCTCGCCCGGGCGCTCGAGCGCCTGGGCCCGCCCCCGGTGCCCGTGGCCGTGGAGAACCTGGCCCTCGACCGCCACGACCTGCTCGAGGAGCCCGCCGAGCTCGTCCGCCTCGTCGAGGGTGCGGGGGAGGGCTTCGGCTACACCCTCGACCTGCCCCACGCCTACGTGCAGGGGGGCGAGGCGCAGATCCGCGCCTACCTGGAGGCCATGCAGGCCTCGCGGGCGCCGCTGCTGCACCTGCACCTGCACGACAACCTGGGCGACCGCGACGCCCACCTGCCGGTGGGGGCGGGGAGCCTGCCCTACCCGGCGTTCAAGGAGGCGCTCGCGGGGTTCGCGGGCACGGCGGCGCTGGAGGTCACCGGAGGCGTTGAGGGCGTGAAAAACAGCCTGCGGGCGCTGCACGCGGCCTGGGACATTTGA
- a CDS encoding c-type cytochrome, protein MNQNIERIEVFLDESKEPLQVLTSPPFKVTLDTRQIPDGPHTLRVVTTFKGGQVEEEVIDFEVDNLPSPFIDGLDDGQQVRGPVEFEVVTGDYAAPKTGGGLSIVGAVLSAVLVLGLVWFYFAFAPSAKEIVKETGAAPVEEAAAAPAGAGDAAAGKAVYAAQCASCHGANAEGGFGPALAGAPIVENADQFASIVKNGLGAMPPFAQLSDQEIADLRAYLGSLGGGAAEAPKEEAAPAPAAAAAVDPAVMSEGENLYLASCAGCHQPNGAGVATFPALAGNKNLADKDLVIDRILNGKVPMPGFAGQYDDQQIAAIATYIRNSWGNDFGPVSPDEVAAKR, encoded by the coding sequence ATGAATCAGAACATCGAGCGGATCGAGGTCTTCCTGGACGAGTCCAAAGAGCCCCTACAGGTGCTCACCAGCCCTCCGTTCAAGGTCACCCTGGACACCCGCCAGATCCCCGACGGACCCCACACCCTCAGGGTCGTGACCACCTTTAAAGGCGGTCAGGTCGAGGAAGAAGTCATCGACTTCGAGGTCGACAACCTGCCCAGCCCCTTCATCGACGGCCTCGACGACGGCCAGCAGGTGCGCGGCCCCGTCGAGTTCGAGGTCGTCACCGGCGACTACGCGGCGCCGAAGACCGGCGGCGGTCTTTCGATCGTCGGCGCGGTGCTGAGCGCCGTGCTGGTGCTGGGGCTCGTCTGGTTCTACTTTGCCTTCGCGCCCAGCGCCAAGGAGATCGTGAAGGAAACCGGAGCCGCCCCGGTGGAGGAGGCCGCGGCCGCCCCTGCAGGCGCGGGCGACGCGGCTGCGGGCAAGGCGGTCTACGCCGCCCAGTGCGCGAGCTGCCACGGCGCCAACGCCGAGGGCGGGTTCGGGCCGGCGCTCGCGGGCGCGCCGATCGTCGAGAACGCCGACCAGTTCGCGAGCATCGTCAAGAACGGCCTCGGCGCCATGCCCCCCTTCGCCCAGCTTTCGGATCAGGAGATCGCCGACCTGCGCGCCTACCTGGGTTCGCTGGGCGGCGGCGCGGCCGAGGCGCCCAAGGAGGAGGCCGCTCCCGCCCCGGCCGCCGCGGCCGCGGTGGACCCGGCGGTGATGAGCGAGGGCGAGAACCTCTACCTGGCCAGCTGTGCGGGCTGCCACCAGCCGAACGGCGCGGGCGTCGCCACCTTCCCGGCCCTGGCCGGCAACAAGAACCTGGCCGACAAGGACCTGGTCATCGACCGCATCCTCAACGGCAAGGTGCCCATGCCGGGCTTCGCCGGGCAGTACGACGACCAGCAGATCGCGGCGATCGCGACCTACATCCGCAACAGCTGGGGCAACGACTTCGGTCCGGTCTCGCCGGACGAGGTCGCCGCCAAGCGATAG
- a CDS encoding DUF7318 family protein, with protein sequence MYRNDTVLPFFGILFGVALWYMAYLDGLHIARLAGHQPEELSVGQLGLITFGIVFFLWGAIGYVSAWLEGGELRPGREEAEGGAAPMVVVFVLALLLVGLSGLFVNAVLYGLTEGPVKSSFMGQLAAAILLVMTLLLVVYKKFFVDDEVLVEDEHSEVPW encoded by the coding sequence ATGTACCGCAACGACACGGTTCTACCGTTCTTCGGCATCCTGTTCGGGGTGGCCCTGTGGTACATGGCCTACCTGGACGGGTTGCACATCGCCCGTTTGGCCGGCCACCAGCCTGAAGAGCTCTCGGTCGGTCAGCTGGGCCTGATCACCTTCGGGATCGTCTTCTTCCTCTGGGGGGCGATCGGGTACGTCTCCGCCTGGCTCGAGGGCGGCGAGCTGCGTCCCGGACGCGAGGAGGCGGAAGGGGGCGCGGCCCCGATGGTCGTCGTCTTCGTGCTGGCGCTCCTGCTCGTGGGGCTTTCGGGCCTCTTCGTGAACGCGGTCCTCTACGGGCTGACCGAGGGCCCGGTCAAGTCGTCGTTCATGGGGCAGCTGGCTGCGGCGATCCTGCTGGTGATGACGCTGCTGCTCGTGGTCTACAAGAAGTTCTTCGTCGACGACGAGGTGCTGGTCGAAGACGAACACTCGGAGGTGCCCTGGTAA
- a CDS encoding ubiquinol-cytochrome c reductase iron-sulfur subunit, translating to MSKKTDTTRRAIVGATVGVGLGLGAISMLVPIGALKPKKEVTPETEPPKKGDVFVFAEGDKKGEEITFDDLPKGGPFVLAFPKDPKTGVIKNGERNNMVLLIRLDPAELSPETAEYAADGTVAYSAICTHLGCTVSDWVADKGDLLCPCHKGIYDPRQGAKVVGGPPPRPLPALPIQTEGNKPVCAGGFTSPVGVVAGLEPQGGSCAV from the coding sequence ATGAGCAAGAAAACCGACACCACCCGTCGTGCCATCGTGGGCGCCACCGTCGGGGTGGGCCTGGGTCTGGGCGCGATCTCCATGCTGGTGCCCATCGGGGCGCTCAAGCCCAAGAAGGAAGTGACGCCCGAGACCGAACCACCCAAGAAGGGCGACGTCTTCGTCTTCGCCGAGGGGGACAAGAAGGGCGAGGAGATCACCTTTGACGACCTGCCCAAGGGCGGCCCCTTCGTGCTGGCCTTCCCCAAGGACCCCAAGACCGGCGTGATCAAGAACGGCGAGCGCAACAACATGGTGCTGCTCATCCGCCTCGACCCGGCCGAACTCAGCCCCGAGACGGCCGAGTACGCGGCCGACGGCACCGTCGCCTACTCGGCCATCTGCACCCACCTGGGCTGCACCGTGAGCGACTGGGTGGCCGACAAGGGCGACCTGCTCTGCCCCTGCCACAAGGGCATCTACGATCCGCGCCAGGGGGCCAAGGTCGTCGGCGGTCCGCCGCCGCGGCCGCTGCCCGCGCTGCCGATCCAGACGGAGGGCAACAAGCCCGTCTGCGCCGGCGGATTCACCAGCCCGGTCGGCGTGGTGGCCGGCCTCGAGCCCCAAGGGGGAAGCTGCGCCGTCTAG
- a CDS encoding cytochrome b, whose protein sequence is MYRWLDERLSLSRLNKKFLRKAFPVHHSFFLGEITMFAFITLVLTGIFLTFNYEPSSRLIKYMGRELPAAYASILYIDSLPFGAVLRSVHHWSANVMIAAAFLHMLRILVSGAYKKPREINWLLGLALLGLSVVTAFTGYSLPFDAFSVTATQIGYGIGASMPYIGEWISQLIFGGEYPTLHSIPRVYSLHVLWFPLLLMALIGAHMLIMIKQKHTQPAYAEKVAPGKILGVPMMPQQGFMMGVLFLLYLAVVFFIAGTYIAHPVEAFGPPTASTPAVKPDWYFLWIYGILQIIPGDLKIPLPFGAAINSEFIGGVLVPGLLGIAAVLLPFLDTRKTKQRYMELPTRHPVRTSVTFALIAFMLTTSLAGWKQEFGFSNLQLWTIIIVGTLATYLTSYLIIVSYWGKAPKGEAGELEEA, encoded by the coding sequence ATGTACCGTTGGTTGGATGAACGACTCAGCTTGTCCCGATTGAACAAGAAGTTCCTGCGCAAGGCGTTCCCGGTGCACCACTCCTTCTTCCTGGGCGAGATCACCATGTTCGCCTTCATCACCCTGGTGCTCACCGGCATCTTCCTCACCTTCAACTACGAGCCCTCGAGCCGGCTGATCAAGTACATGGGCCGCGAGCTGCCCGCCGCCTACGCCTCGATCCTCTACATCGACTCGCTGCCCTTCGGGGCCGTGCTGCGCAGTGTGCACCACTGGTCGGCGAACGTGATGATCGCGGCGGCCTTCCTGCACATGCTGCGCATCCTCGTCTCGGGCGCCTACAAGAAGCCGCGCGAGATCAACTGGCTGCTCGGCCTCGCCCTCCTGGGCCTGAGCGTCGTCACCGCCTTCACCGGCTACTCTCTCCCCTTCGACGCCTTCAGCGTGACCGCGACCCAGATTGGCTACGGCATCGGCGCCTCGATGCCCTACATCGGCGAGTGGATCTCCCAGCTGATCTTCGGCGGCGAGTACCCGACGCTGCACTCGATTCCGCGCGTCTACTCGCTGCACGTGCTCTGGTTCCCGCTCCTGCTCATGGCCCTGATCGGCGCGCACATGCTGATCATGATCAAGCAGAAGCACACCCAGCCGGCCTACGCCGAGAAGGTGGCCCCGGGCAAGATCCTGGGCGTGCCCATGATGCCCCAGCAGGGTTTCATGATGGGCGTCCTCTTCCTGCTCTACCTGGCCGTCGTCTTCTTCATCGCCGGCACCTACATCGCCCACCCGGTCGAGGCCTTCGGCCCGCCCACGGCCTCCACGCCGGCGGTGAAGCCCGACTGGTACTTCCTCTGGATCTACGGCATCCTGCAGATCATCCCGGGCGACCTCAAGATCCCGCTGCCCTTCGGCGCCGCCATCAACTCCGAGTTCATCGGGGGCGTGCTGGTGCCCGGCCTGCTGGGCATCGCGGCGGTGCTGCTGCCCTTCCTGGACACCCGCAAGACCAAACAGCGCTACATGGAGCTGCCCACCCGCCACCCGGTGCGCACCAGCGTGACCTTCGCGCTGATCGCGTTCATGCTGACCACCTCGCTGGCGGGCTGGAAGCAGGAGTTCGGCTTCTCCAACCTGCAGCTGTGGACGATCATCATCGTGGGCACCCTAGCCACCTACCTGACCAGCTACCTGATCATCGTCTCCTACTGGGGCAAGGCCCCCAAGGGCGAAGCCGGCGAGCTGGAAGAGGCCTGA